One window of Ralstonia pickettii DTP0602 genomic DNA carries:
- the rplD gene encoding 50S ribosomal protein L4 (L4 is important during the early stages of 50S assembly; it initially binds near the 5' end of the 23S rRNA~K02926: RP-L4, MRPL4, rplD; large subunit ribosomal protein L4), whose amino-acid sequence MELKLLQDNGQIGAGVDASPEVFGRDYNEALVHQIVVAYQANARSGNRKQKDREEVKHTTKKPWRQKGTGRARAGMSSSPLWRGGGRIFPNSPEENFSQKVNKKMFRAGMRSIYSQLAREGRINVVDGFTVDAPKTKLLADKFKAMGLDSVLIITDSLDENLYLASRNLPHVAVVEPRQADPLSLVHYKKVLVTKAAVAQIEELLK is encoded by the coding sequence AACTCAAGCTCCTCCAGGACAATGGCCAGATCGGCGCAGGCGTTGACGCTTCGCCCGAAGTGTTCGGCCGTGACTACAACGAAGCCCTCGTTCACCAGATCGTCGTCGCTTACCAGGCCAACGCTCGCAGCGGTAACCGTAAGCAGAAGGATCGTGAAGAGGTCAAGCACACGACCAAGAAGCCGTGGCGCCAGAAGGGTACGGGTCGCGCCCGTGCCGGTATGTCTTCCTCGCCGCTGTGGCGCGGGGGCGGCCGTATCTTCCCGAATTCGCCGGAAGAGAACTTCAGCCAGAAGGTCAACAAGAAGATGTTCCGTGCCGGCATGCGCTCGATTTACTCGCAGCTCGCACGCGAAGGTCGTATCAACGTGGTGGACGGTTTCACCGTCGACGCGCCCAAGACCAAGCTCTTGGCCGACAAGTTCAAGGCCATGGGCCTGGACTCGGTGCTGATCATCACCGACAGCCTCGACGAAAACCTCTACCTGGCTTCGCGCAACCTGCCGCACGTGGCAGTCGTGGAGCCGCGCCAGGCTGATCCGCTGTCGCTCGTGCACTACAAGAAGGTGCTGGTGACCAAGGCGGCCGTCGCGCAGATCGAGGAGTTGCTGAAATGA